The genomic region GGGCGGCGCtatgacatcattattttccaATAAAACGCAAGATCCATTCGGCTGTTTTTAAAACGCTGGTCCAGTGTGGATAAAAGGGAGATACGATACAAACATTCTGTGTACGGATAAATTGCTGAGGCCACACCTTTTGACGTAGAGAAAATCCATTGATAacttttaatcattaacttTTGTTTGACGTGGCTAGCTCAAACATGCTAGGACAAGTTTGTTCTAATGCAGAgtagccatttttgtttttccaaaatggccgacttctgggtgggcggagctaatggaagtacaTGAGAAGTTTGTTTTGAATCATGAGAGCAACAACTATGTGCGACTTGGATACGATAGAAAAAATCCAAAATTGTGTGTTGAACGCAATTTTGGCCACTATCTCTCACGTCAaaaattccccccaaaaaatcctTTGGAGTTATCCCAACAAATTCACCAAATTTCGTCTGGATCCGACGACTTTTGTCTGACCATGACCCGACTtctgggggcgctatagagccctggggCTATGAACATGTTTGTGCCCTATGCcactgtcacatttttcacCGACCCTGCCTCCGTGTCAATCTCAACTGGTTTTAggcacgttaaccccctcaataATGAGCGCAACGTCAGAGAAAAATATTAATCTAattaattcagaaaaataaagagattttttttcagaaaaaaccataaaaatggaaaattccCATTCCAAGTGACTTCAATCTGTTTCTAAACTCCTGTATTTCactttcagttgtttttttttattacgaAGTTGAATTTTATCACTGTTGCATCAGCCGAGAAAAGGCACCGATTCTTCCACGTCTCTGAGACATCGTTGTAAAAAGTTAAACACAGAGACGGGTTTAAGTAGAAAACTGTACATTCTTCGAGGAGCTTGCATTCGATCTGCAGGAAGACTTAGCGTTGCTACAGTAAGGGTGCAGGGATTTGTCCAAGCAGTTAAAGGTAAAGGTGCTAAATGGCTAAAGCGTAGGCACTTCATAAGGAACATGCAGGTGACGATCGTTTTCTCACATGATTTATGCTTTTTAACGCAGATCACATTGTGccgttttgtgttttttccattttaagtgCAACAAACATGatgcatttaattaaatgtttccGCTCCCTGCGCTGCCTCCATGGTACGTAGCCAGGAACAGCTGATCACAGACGGATGCATCTTGATTTAGACGCGCTCTGTCGCGTCAGTGGTAGTTTTTGTGTTATATCTAGCAAGCGTTTAAGCTTCACATGCCTGTAATCAGGGGAAACGAGCAGTGACCATGCAACAGCAAGTCAGGGAAACTCAAATTTTAACTAATTAACTGCATGTTATCGCAGCAATATCATTGGCTTTTACAAAATTGTGTGGTAAGAAAATGACACGTTGTCTCCAGTCGAGACACTGACAGTTTTGTGCAAAGGCCGATTCCACGGTTTTGCCCCAGGACGTTTAGGATTTGGTCGTGGGGCCTCACCTCCTCTTCACGTTCATCCTCCAGTTTGTAAAAACATAAAGGGAAAGTGCGGTCAAGTCAAGGCTGGCATTCACTTGCCATGGCTGTGCTGTCAGTCCGGCACAAATGTAAGGCAGGCCCGAGGTACGTGGATGCAAAAAAGTGTATGTGCTTTACTCTGTGTTTGCAGTGGTGTCATCCCATCAACGGCCACAAtgtctttcttcttctacttaTTCCATATGTGGACAAACATAAGCAAAAGGTTTTGTATTGTCCCACCAATAATTGTCCTTCTGGATGTGAAGGATTCATGCACAAGCCTAGTGTACAGGTACTACCAAGAAAAGGGTCTTTTAGTACCAGAAGGTCATTCCAGCTTTACCACTCCAGAGTTTCTTCTCTACAAGGAAAGAGTTCCGTGTAGAACCAAAAAGTTCTTCTATCTTGGCCTCTTCAGAGTTTGATCTCCACAAGAAAAGAGATCCGTGTAGTACTAGAAGGTTCTTCTGTCTTTACCACTCCAGAGTTTCTTCACTACAAGAAAATAGTTCCCTGTAGTGCCAGAAGTTTCTTCTGTCTTGACCGCTCCAGAGTTTCTTCTGGAAATCATACAGAACCTATTTAAGGTACCATATGACCTAGTTCCAGGAAGTATCAGGAAACTATTCTCCCATCTTGTGCCACAGCGGAACCATTTTTGGCGTATTCaaacttctaaaaaaaaagttctgtaCCAAGAGATTTCATGCACTCTTTTGTGCTTTTCCATCCTTTGAGAATCTCTGATTGACCATGGAGTCACCAAGGTTTCATACAGAATCACTGCCTCACTAAAGAACCCATGGAGAACCATACTTTTGTTCAGACCAGAGGCTTTGCTGGTATTGTCACACATGGTGGTCCGGTGGAACATAGTCATACAGCAGTACATGGTACCGTCAGTCGTCCAGGTGCTGTTCTTCCCATGTGGAGGTGGGGATGGCACTGTAGGGGTCCATAATCACCTTGGCACAGCGGATGATCATGGCAACCAGCAGCAGGCAGAGGAAGGCAATGCAGGCCAGAGTCAGGCCCTGGTCCACATCCACGAAGGCCGGCTCCGCTGTGCCCTCCACCTCCATGATGGACGTTGTCTGCTGTTGTGCTCACGCTCCCCCACACGCCCTGCTGTCATCCTGAAGGCCCGGCTGcagatacacagacagacagagagagacggacaAGACGGACATTAACTCACATACAAGAGAGTAaagctgtgttccatttacatagAAACTTGGAAatcggaactgggagtgacgtcacacCCAAGTTCACCACGTTAGCtgttgttagcaataccagttcCTACAACactctacatggtattttgtgcacacacagtgtagcaacatgtctactGCTAATGTCTACCGAGTTGCGACTGTCAATAGAATGCAGTATAAGTATATACTCAGTCGTACAATCGGACAACTTACAGAGTCCGATGTATACATGTGTACGCCTGACTCccccgtaggtggcgctgtatctttctataagctagtgcgtattgaatcagtttcatgttgacctttacgtcacagaaaaacagtgaGATGGCGAATGGGCGGCGTTGTGGTTCTGTATGCCGCAGTTTATATGTCGTGAATGcctatacatgcaggagtaatcagactatgaatcgcattattcagatatgttagtctgactaagaccagctcgattttagtcagactaacatgtttgcatgacatcaagaaaaccgaattattgtcttagtccgactaaaatctgacttttgaacatgcatgtaaacactgacTGTGGATTCATGATaaaggtttgaatgtaacagacgtGTTTAAATGTTTCAAGTGAACTCTTTTAAGAGCAGATGCACCTGACACAAGTGAGACTGAAAGTCTGTGACATGAGCTCAAATTTATCTGTGCTGTGCAGAAACGAGTGCACAAGTGTAACTCACGATCCGGGCGACTGGTTGGACTGTGCGCTGCTGTCttcacctctctgtctctgtggacatGAGGCTGAGAAGCGTAGATTTTCTCACCGGCATCAATATTCAGAGAGGATGTGAGTGTGCTGTGCAAACACCGAGGGATTAaagtcttgttgttgttgttgttttattgtgattctTTTGTCTTGACTCAGACGGCTCCATAAATCCACTCTCTGCTCCGCAGAGATAAGCTGCGTTTCTCTGAATGAAGAACTACAGCGACGGCTGGAGGAAAGACTTGTCGTCTGTCCATGTGATACCTGCAACATGAAGTGAGTACAGTGGAGCCTGGTCCTCTTGGCGCCCGATTGAAAGAATCTATTGTACATGGTTTAAAGTGCGCGGCTTAAGTGTTTTTTACTCATTATGCAGCGTGTGAGGCACAAAGGGGGTTGAATACATGTtgcattcaaaacaaacatatttatttatattttatatatatttatattatctaGTTATCGATCATATTCTGTctgtgtataaagtaccttaaaggtgatacttgagtaaaagtacaagtatgttcgCAGAAAATGACTCTGGTAGAAGTTGAAATTAAGTTTTagattaagtttttttttaaaatgaggcgttaggattgagccatagtggctcagtggtagggcgagttgtctttcaactgcacggttgtgggttcagttcctggctctgctcgtctatatgtgtccttgagcgaAGACACTACgacgtgtgaatgggtgaaaactgtcgtgtaaagcagctcatcaagactagaaaaagctctatataaatacagaccataataccaactcttcttctgattttatttggtagtaacaaagagagttagagggaatgtagtggagtaaaagtacacaattaagtatttgtacttgtatATAGAAAAACTAAGGAGTTCTCCATCATCTCACGTCACATGGTGCGAAAGCCTCAGgacatctgtgtgtgcgtgatcCCTCCATCCTGCTTGTGCCATCATGAGGTcatgagggaggagagaagaagtGAAACCCAGCTGCTGCACAGgctcctccttttttctttttttttgtacatgtgttcatgcattttttaaaagcacTTTACTGTGTTACTTTAGAATAATGTGCCCTCGTTAAAAGTCGGGGACGTGGACGTTCCATGATCGTCTTACTTCTTCTGCCATTAATCCGCCGAGTTCTTCTCACCTCAAATGTCTGGTCTGTTTAAGGTAGAATAAGAGTGAATATAGAGTTACTACATTGTGACCGTTTATTATCTCTTACTCTGTAAATGATTAGATATTATAACGCATGTGTTGCAGAGTCACTTAAAACTTTATTTCTTATCCAAAAGTTTAGTTTGTCTTAgtttttgatgacctgtttcatttatttaatgtttagtttatacattatttctttatgaaaattgaaaaattggtaactggttaaaaaaaacaacattatttatcattaaatgataaataatgggaaatcaaagggaaataaaagggaAATCAATACTATCAGCATCAATTATCGGCCATGGAAAAACCAATACTGGTCGACCTCTGCTGCGGTAAAGCTCCAGCAGTTGATGTCACgcaatcccatcatgcaacagtAGGGACTAAATGATCTTTTTCTAGTCTGGATGACCAATCAAAGCTGCTGTATAACTACAgtttttaagtgtcttgcccaaggacacatcggcatgtacaCTTCCAACCCACagccttcaagttgaaagacgactcgctccaccactgagctactgtatATTATGTCAGGACACTCGTCTCTCCActggctgttttcataaaaCGTGAAGATGATGTATGGATGTTATGTCCTGGGACACCAGAACGGTCAGGGACAAGCAAACAGGGGATGACCaaagatccagagagacggCAGAGCTGAATCACAAGCGTTTCCTCTGAAAACATTTAGAACTCAAGTTTTTCCTGCATATCTTGGTGCTGCTCATAAACAGAATCTATGTTCATATTATTCCATATTTCACAGgtttaatattaaaacacatcAACGTCAACCATTGACCCTGTAGGACAGGCAGTTAGGAGAGAGATTAAGGGAGGGATGTGAGACGCTGACAGTCACTTAAATTCAATGGCAGTGTTAATGTTGCAGAAAGGCTGTACAGTCAGCAGAGAGGAGCGGAGGAAAGAGGGGGAAATCTacttaaatgtatataaataattcaGGATTTAGAGTCAGTGCTGACTCCTGGAGTCTAGTAAATCGGTTTGGCCAGCAACCGCGATACAGCCACCAATGCACTGTAATACTGTGTGGCAGCTGTCATAATCTCCTTTATGTCTGACAGAAGTGCTCGTTTACACCAATAGCTGCTTGTAGGCCAAAAGGGAAAGGAATTGGGTGTGTCACCAGAAGGTTGCCTGTTCAATCCTAGGACAGGCCAAGGGCTAGGGTGCCCccgagcaaggcacccaatccaaTTCAACTGGCCCTGACAAAATGGATGTAAGCTCACAAATGTGGCTCAAATATCCTCAAACAAATGTGAGCCAGTCTATAAAAACTGGTTTTGAGAAGTCACTGAATCCCCGAGCCATACCAAAATAATGAGCCCCAACCGTTCCGttctttggtacccttcccttgggatGACCATCTCATTTAAGAGCACCTTACTTTTGTCTTCTTCAgaatcaataaagtatctatctatctatctatctatctatctatctatctatctatctatctatctaaaggATGCAGTGTCAATGGAGGATACAGCCTGTTTGGTTTAGTACATCGCTATAGTCTCCTCAACCTCGGAATAGTCTGGAAGGACTCGCCCAAGGATCTAAGGCTGCAAGGTGGCTCGCATGGGATCAAAGTTTTCTGGGTGAGGTGGAGAACTTTTTGAAGTAGCTGCCTAACTTATATTGTTGTTCCTAGCTAACGTAACAAGTCTTGGATTTGATTTTGTGTCAGTCGGCTCAAGAGATGAGACCTTAAAACAATCGTATCTAATTCTGGGGAAGATGATCATATCAGTGCTTATGAAGTTAAACAAGTTCAGCCGAgctggacttttttttcagagggTGATTTGATATTTGAATTTATAGTAGCCAAAGCTAATAGGCTACAAAATGAGCAAAAtgtaatcctgtgtgtgtgtgtgtgtgtgtgtgtgtgtgtgtgtgtgtgtgtgagtgtttgactGACAGCCTCGTAAATTTGCTGATGTTTGAATCCGAGCGGAGGTAAGATTGTAAAACGGAAAGTCAATTTGTTGGgaaaagatgagagagagagaaaagccgAGAGGCTGTGTGTTATCACGTCAGCTGTTTTATAAGGCGACGCACAACCAACGCTCCTTTAATTTACTGTGAGTGATTAACACActgctatcacacacacacacacacacacacacacacactggtttgcacagctattcttctgaggactctgcattgactccATTCATCcgaacagcctaaacaaaccttcatcactaaccttaaccataacctcaattcaaatcttagtcctgaacttaaccagttaatgaccttctgcctcattagaaccaggttctggtctccatgaggactactggtcctgacaaggtcagtggttatgacagaaaaaacgtcctaaagaggtaacaaatacaagaacacacacacaaacttgtttttatatcttagtaaGGACCcgtcatagacataatgcattcctaaTGAGTCCCTTATCCTAAccgtaaccatcacaactaagtgcctaaccctaacccttaccttaaccctaacctaagcccaattctaacccttaaaccaggttttaacccaaaaaaaccctctttaaagttgtggggagaaaaaacagtttaaaataaaagtttgttcaATCAGACCAAAGCCTGTTAAACTCATAATATCACGATGTGACtgtattaaaataacacatgacATAATTAATAATCAGCTATTTTGACATTTagttctttttaaatgattaaaacgagctctctgcttttttttagctactaaaatgtaaatattttttttgcttcgtatagcaaagaaatcattacatgGATTAATCTcggtttttggacaaaatgaCATCAAACGACGACTcgtcgattaattgagaaaataatcgtcagatgaATAATAACATCAGTGTGGACATAGAAGGTGTTTAATGAGATCCCACAGCTGCTGTATTTGCCTCATTGTGTTCAGTGGAGCCAGATGGGAGGAGGAAAAAGCTCAGGCACAAGTGGCTTcattctccctcctcctcctcctcctcctcctccactgcacACACTGTTTGCTCTTCACTCCAGGGTTCAGCCTTTCACTCACCCTCACCATTTTCTCCTTCAGCCTGAACACAGCTGAAGTGAGAGAGTAAACGACGGAGGTGAACGTGTGAGAGTCCAGAGAACAACTGACCTACAGTGGACAACTGTAGCTCTACTACAGCCTGCAGCAGGAACATGGGGAACCTGAGCTCAAGCTAACAGTGaaacagcagaacaacatgtgaataaaacatATGAAGACTATTCAAACAGAAGTGAAACTCACTACACAGGgaaatactacaaaataaaacaggaaacaataaGTATCTAGCTAGTTAGCTGACTACGTATCAATCGGTCTGTCTATCTTGTTAGCTAGTGAAGTATCTAGCTAGTTAGCTGACTAagtgtctatctatctatctatctatctatctatctatctatctatctatctatctatctatctatctatctatctatctatcttgttaGCTAGTGAAGTATCTAGCTCGTTAGCTGACTAagtgtctatctatctatctatctatctatctatctatctatctatctatctatctatcttgttaGCTAGTGAAGTATCTAGCTAGCTATAGCTAACTATCTATCTtcatgacaaagacaaacagaataTCTGATGTCCTCAGTAGCTCAGTAGCTAAGTCAAGTGAACCgttggacagttatgtgatGGACAGTCAGACATTCCTTAATTGCATCTATAGATAATAGAGTTGCAGATATTTGCCCTATTCGGACAAGGATTCTTTTTCTCAGTGATTTCAGTCCCGTCTGAATGTCCCATGTCGTGTCAATAATCATTATCACGAAGCAGCGTCGCATGCACCACTCAGTGTCCGGGAAGTTGGGATGAAGTTGTTTGTGCGTAGCCGGGTCTGGGATCACAGGGTTCACTACCCCCCTCGCCCTCCCGTGTCAGGGCCTTTGTCAGCTCCTCGGGTTACTGGGTAGGGTGACAGAACATGTGCCttgtctgggggggggggtgtcagcCACAGCTGGAGAACATGGGACTGATCGTAGCAGCGGCTCCGCAACTGGGCCCAATGAAGTAGTAAGTCTCCTAGGACAGTTATTTAACTCTCTCAGTTGTGATTATCCCCTTAATCCATGTCCTGTGGTAAAACTACATGACTCCACCCCCCCATGTAGAACTGATCCTGTCCGAATAGATTGAAGACCTACTTTTGGCTGTGGCGAGAAACGCGTGGtaatacagtacacacacattttggatTTTCAAACGATGCAAAGACCAAAAATCTCACAATGTAAACCTAGCTAAGAGTTTCATGCCACATTTAAGTGGGTCTTTCATATTTAGCCAGTTAACTCTTTAAAGATAACAATTACAGAAAACTTGAAATTGCTTAATATCAGTATTTATtgaacaacagtgtgtgtgtgtgtgtgtgtgtgtgtgtgtattttgttgtatttgttacctctttaggatcttttttctgtcacaaacacagaccttgtcagtagtccccatggagacacaaacctggtcctaatgaggcagaatctcatttctgaggacctggttaagtttaagaGTAGGATTTGAAATATGGTTAGGTTAAGTGAAGGTTAGGGGTAAGGCTTTTCCTAGAATGATAGTCAATGCAGTTTCCTTAAAataatagctgtgtgtgtgtgtgggggggggggtgggccTTCGAAAGAACTCAACTATCACTAACTGCATAGTTTTCTTTCACACATCATTGCCTTAAATAAAGCCAGTGATCTTCTACAGTTTAGGAGAATAAATATGAAGTCTGTCATTATTTAAACTGCTGTAGGATAATGAAGTAACCACCTGAATGCCAGTGATttgaccaacaacaacaaaaagcccTGCTTTATGCTTTGGTCTAGTTTCTGTGGTCGTGTGCAGCATCCACTGACAGGAAGTGTAATTTGTTTAAACCAGAATCTCCTCTCATAGCAACAACCTCTGGAAAGCTGCTGCCAGTTGAGTtcacctgcagagagagagcacagcagTCTGCAGAAAATGAACACTTTGTCTTACTGGACGGTAGAAAGACGAGGCTGTTCCTGACGGTTCTGTCCGGTTCCAGAGTAAATTAGCCTGCACTGGACTGGAACGCGTCAGAGCAGCTGACGGACATGATCTACACTGGCCTCCAGGTTCCATTAGTCTGCTTCCGTCACAGTTTGAGGTTGAGGGCGTTTTGAATCACTGCTCGGTTTATAATAACTCTCTGAATGGACTGTGTCGAAGCAGGCTTTTGTAGCTAATACTGTAAACACAGTCAAACTTCACACTTGATGGAAATGTTCTTGTTTGGTTCTTGTGAAGTTCAAGCATGTTCATGTTGCTCTGGTGATGAGCAGAGGGGTGGGAAGGTGGTTGGTGGGCTACAGCCCCgcaggcaaaaacaaacacatttattttgaaatcatgtgcaatatcatcataaatattaatcCAATAACTTTTTGTCACTGGACCGGCCCCTATACTGTCCAAACTTGACACTCAGTGGCCTCcaggtcgtttgagtttgagacccctggacCTTGTCGGAGAACCACTGCTAGTCTATTCAGAGTTAGTCTAGTCTCCTCCGCACTTAATCCAATCCAAATTTATTTTGTCCTTCAACAAGACCGTTAACTCCACGCTGATGAtggctgtgccagcagtgtgAAACGTGTATGaaagataaagaaaatacaaaaaatgtgctatataaatacagaccatttaccaaaactctgtatttatttgtattattcttGGTGGTGATCAGTAGCTTATAGTTCTGCCGAGTTTCATGTGTCAACACATCCTGGGATGTTCAGGCCAAATGAGTCTGGACCCCGGGCTTGCTGACCGGCCCTGACCAGCTCACAGTATCTGGTGATATGAGTAAGTTGCTGCTGAAATGTTCACCTCTAAAAACTCGTTTCACgcctgtttggtttttttgtgaGCGTcacaagagagagacaagagagcagagcagacgaATGGAAACAAGGAAGAGAGAAGAGGACGGTGAGTCTGACAGAATTGAGAGAATATGTGAGAAAGATGAAGTTTGATAGAAGAGCTGTTACTCTGTGTGTGGTCTATACAACCACAACTtccttcatttaaaatattgcaaggcagtgtaaaaaaaaaagacagctttGTGTCCGCAGTGGTTTCTGTTTGTCTTcaagatgcagcagcagcagcagcagctggtgttgtgttatataaacacacttgtgTGTAGAATATGAGGCGAACGCTGTTCTCTGCAGTGATTTGATACAGAACAATACAGTCGCTTTGTGTCATAAATcaatttgacatttttccacaataacCCTGTCCTGCATTGGTggccaagaaaacaaaacaatgaaagcaAAGATTTCAGGGAACCGATGTAAACGATgtcttgtttttacagttttaacatcataaccACAACTTTAAAACGGTGGTCTTTTACAGGTCTAACTTTTAACGTGATTAAGGCTTAAGGAAAGAGTAAAAAATTAGTGACACTGTCAAAAATTTACAAATTATGAACATTTTTGTAGTtgtcatgtgtttttctctcccaATTCCTGTTCCTGGTCATTTCTTTAAGTTTCCTACCATTTACCTAACCACacccacttcctgtccctgcTGTTTTCACCAAGTCAACCTGCGTATATAAGTGGAACTTTGACCTGCGTTGAAGTACAAGTTTGATCTGtttgaagaactttgaactgcaatTACAGACTTCCAAATGTGATTGggaacttcaaactgtggagggcagcgttGCACCTCTTCGTGTGCGGCCTGCCGGATGAAGAAAAACGCCACTGCCGTCCCCAAAATTCAGCCCCATGGAATACGGTAAACATATGGTCAACATGAGCAAAAAAGTCTCTTAGTGACATATTCTAAATCCAACAAAAAGTCTGCCATTTTTAATCTTGCAGTCATTTTTTGGCAATTTTACATCTTTGATAAAATGCCCTACTACAGTAGTCATGGCAACCCAAgtcagaggcagaggaggggCAGATTACAACTGTCTCATCTGTCCAGTTTCTTGAGTTAGTGGCAGTGCACAGTTGGGTTGGCGACCATCCAGTGTACACTAATGTCCCACTACCTACACAGCATCCCCCTCTGAGCAGGGAAAAAATAAACTGCTGCCACCTGGTGCCAAAGGAAATGTCCCAGTTTGAACAAAGAAATGGCACAAGAGCCATGCGGAGAAGTGCTGCGCTACTTAAACAGGACTGTCTGACCCAGGCCGAGGGTCAGAGGGGTCCAAGTTCATGCACAGGTACTTCTTAAACtctatatgtaaaaaaaaatgcagggaAGTGAAAATTAGTATATAAAACGGGTACAAATCAAAAAACATGAGcgcagaaaacataaaaactagGAGCTGCACTtcaaatttacaaataaaaatcaacacaTGAGCTGATGCGGCATATTAAagagttgtttatttgtttacacaTTGCATGTTTAACTTATCCTGACCTGCCACTCCTGCTGCCACTGCCCAGCTCGAGCTGCACTTCAGATCAGATTGTTTATTACAATTTTGTCTTTCGGCTTCTACCTGCTTTTCAAGTGATCCgaatatttgatttggcagaaaCCGCCTCGACACATCTCTGTCCATCTCTGTGTTCATCTCAGTCCCAGAAATTCCCTGATTCTCATGCACAATGTCGGCTCAGACTGTGAGTTAATCTCCCGCAGCTCAGTCATCGTGGGGAGTCGCCTGGATGTTTTTTGGGATGGCGCATTGTCATCTCTCTCGTTCTTAAACTTCGACTTCTTTAACTTGTTGTACTTGAGCTGAGCGTCAAGCTCACGCTGAAGAGCCAGCTGTGATTTTCTGACTCTGCCCAGTTCTTCGTGGAGAACttgcttctcttctctctcctcctggaTCACAAGGGTCATCATCTTGATCTTTTTGGAAAGCTCAAGGTTGACTGAGACCAGGAGGCTGTAGAGATTTTGCAAATTCTCATTCTGTCTCCAGAGTAACGTGTTGTCTTCTTCAGCTTTCTGCTTCACCACCGTGATCTCCTTCACTATCTTCTGATGGAGGGCGTCCCACTCAGCCCTCGCCTTTTGCAGCATCAGCTCGTGGCACGACACATTGTCCGCATGAGTCTTGATTGCCTTGTCGAGCTGACTTTGAAGATGTTCAGCCTGCTGCTTCGTGGCCTCATACCTTATAGTTTCCTCCTGGTATGAAGCTCTGACTGTATCCAGTTCTTCCTGGACGATCCACTTGTCCTTACTCACCACCTGGTTCTCCTTCGTCATCTCCTCGAGCTTTGTGTGGAACTCGGGGTCAAATGTGATCTGAATGTTGTGCTGATTTATCAGCTTCGCACACTGCTTCAAATAAAAGGAAGACTTTTCATCGGCGGTTTTCTCAATCGTTGCCACCTCCTTTGCTATTATTTGACAGTGGGTTTCCCACATCGCCCTCC from Solea solea chromosome 5, fSolSol10.1, whole genome shotgun sequence harbors:
- the LOC131459170 gene encoding cortexin domain-containing 1 protein-like, which produces MEVEGTAEPAFVDVDQGLTLACIAFLCLLLVAMIIRCAKVIMDPYSAIPTSTWEEQHLDD